CGCTGTCCGGCCAGTGCACGTAGAGGATCTCCAGCCGGTCCGTGCGCAGCCTTTTCAGCGAGTCCTCCACCTCGAGCAGCACCCGGTCGCGCGAGCCGTTGCGGAAGACCTTGCCGTCCTTCCACTCCAGGCAGCACTTGGTGGAGATGCTCACCTCGTCGCGCCGCCCGCTCTCGGCCAGGGCCTTGCCCACCACCCGCTCCGAGGTGCCGAAGCCGTAGACCGGCGCGGTGTCCACCAGGGTCACGCCCTTGTCCAGGGCGGCCAGGATGGTGGCGATGGACTGCTCCTCGTCCGCGCCGCCCCACATCCAGCCGCCGATGGCCCACGTGCCGAGCGCGATGCGCGAGACCCGAAGCCCGGTGTCCGCGATGCCGATGTATTCCATGCGTTTCGTATCTTCCATGACCGATCCTCCCGTGAGATTTCGCTGCACCCTCCCACCTACCACCCCGGCGCGCCCCGTTCAAGGCGATGCTGGGAAAAAGGGGAATCGGACAGCCACCGGGAGGGACAGGACGGGATGCGCGAACGCGGGAGCCGGAGTGCGGCCCCCGGCGGACAGCGCCTGCCCGTCCGCCCCCGGATCCTCACCCGGTGAACCTTCCAGGCCATCCCTCCGCCTTTCCCGGACAGGCTGGAAACGTCCGCGCGACTTCATCACAGGCTGCTCGACCGCTCCAGAAAAATGAACACCGATCAGCACATCCGCCGTTTACGTTTCTTTACATTCTGTCGGTCGATCTTACAGAAAAGAAGGCCTTTACCCGGCAAAAAATCAGTCATCACGGCAGGGTACCGTTGGCACCTGTCTTGCTCCGATGCTCGTGTGCATGCGGGTCGCACGTTCACGACCTCCCCTCTCCCTCTCTGCCGCTCCGCCGCCCCCACGATCTCCGACGACCGCCGCGCAGTTCCCGCGCGCCGCATGGACGCCATCCACAAACTTTTCGAGGAGGTAGCCATGACACGCAAAATGATCGCCCTGGCGGCCGCCGCCCTGGCGGCCCTGCTCATGCAGGCCGCTCCTGCGCAGGCAAACGACATCACCTATTACACGACCATCTACGACACCGACTTCGTGACCGCCGGAACCGGCGGCATGCGCAACAGCGGGACCGGGACCATCACCGTGAGCGGCGTCTCCGGCACCTTCGACCAGTCCTACCTGTGGTGGCACGGGCCCACCAACTCCACCGACCCGAACGCCAACGCCGATGTCACCGTGAACGGCTCTGCCGTGACCGGCACGAACATCGGCTTCTCCCAGGACAACTTCTGGGGCTTCGACAACAGCCAGGCATACCGCGCCAACACCTCCTCGATCATCAACGGCAACGGCGCCTACGACCTGACGAACTTCACCAAGGGCCCCGACATCCAGGTCAACGGCGCCGCCACCGCGGTGTTCTTCAACGACGGCGTCTCGGCCAACAACCGCGACATCGTCATCTTCAACGGGAACGACTCGAACTTCGCCTCGAGCTACGATCCCGCGGGCTGGGACCTGACCCTGAACGGCATCGACTATTCGGGCGGCACCGCCCTGCTCACCCTCTTCGTCTCCGACGGCCAGAACTTCGGCACCGACGACGACGGCACGCTGCGCATCAACGGCACGTTCCTCGCCACGGGCGGCCTGTTCCAGGGCGACTCGCTGCCCGGCGGCACCGGCCCCACGGGCAACGGCAACCTCTTCGACATCAAGACCTACGACATCACGAGCTATCTGAGCATGGGCCTCAACAACCTCAACCTGACCCTGGACGCGGGCTTCAACGACGCCCTGAGTTCCGTGGTCGCCTTCATCAACCTGCCCGCCGGCGCCGCGCCCCCGCCGCCGACCGCCACCCCGG
This genomic window from Desulfovibrio sp. X2 contains:
- a CDS encoding PEP-CTERM sorting domain-containing protein; this translates as MTRKMIALAAAALAALLMQAAPAQANDITYYTTIYDTDFVTAGTGGMRNSGTGTITVSGVSGTFDQSYLWWHGPTNSTDPNANADVTVNGSAVTGTNIGFSQDNFWGFDNSQAYRANTSSIINGNGAYDLTNFTKGPDIQVNGAATAVFFNDGVSANNRDIVIFNGNDSNFASSYDPAGWDLTLNGIDYSGGTALLTLFVSDGQNFGTDDDGTLRINGTFLATGGLFQGDSLPGGTGPTGNGNLFDIKTYDITSYLSMGLNNLNLTLDAGFNDALSSVVAFINLPAGAAPPPPTATPEPASLLLIGSGLAGLVAARRRRSARS